From Mesobacillus jeotgali, the proteins below share one genomic window:
- a CDS encoding aldo/keto reductase produces the protein MKKLPINENGLNASQLVFGCMGLGGGWDRSPIEPQHVKQAHEAVEVALASGINMFDHADIYTLGKAETVFGQVLKEKPGLREEIIIQSKCGIRFGDQESGLPGRYDFSKSYILDSVDGILSRLGIDYLDILLLHRPDPLMEPAEVGEAFHQLKASGKVRSFGVSNMSAGQIRMLQRHTDEKIIVNQLEMSLNKIGWIDTGVHVNQEAARQNTFPEGTLEFLQMEGIQIQSWGSLAKGLYTGKNIENESESVKQTAAMVQKLAEEKQTTPEAIVLAWLMRHPASIQPVIGTVNPARIKACGDAVNITLSRDEWYSLYVSSRGVKLP, from the coding sequence ATGAAAAAGCTGCCTATTAATGAAAATGGATTAAATGCTTCACAGCTTGTTTTTGGATGCATGGGGCTTGGCGGAGGCTGGGACAGAAGCCCGATTGAACCGCAACATGTCAAGCAGGCGCACGAGGCGGTGGAAGTTGCGCTCGCGTCAGGAATCAATATGTTTGACCATGCCGATATTTATACATTGGGAAAGGCGGAGACTGTTTTCGGACAGGTTTTAAAAGAAAAACCAGGACTTCGCGAGGAAATCATCATCCAATCGAAATGCGGCATACGATTCGGTGATCAGGAATCGGGCCTGCCTGGAAGGTACGATTTTTCAAAATCCTACATACTTGATAGTGTGGATGGAATCCTTTCAAGACTTGGTATTGACTACCTGGACATCCTGTTGCTGCATCGTCCAGATCCTTTGATGGAACCGGCCGAGGTGGGTGAAGCCTTTCATCAGCTAAAAGCTTCAGGCAAAGTACGTTCATTCGGCGTTTCCAATATGAGCGCGGGCCAAATCAGAATGCTGCAAAGGCACACCGATGAAAAAATCATCGTCAATCAGCTGGAAATGAGCCTAAATAAAATTGGCTGGATTGATACAGGTGTCCATGTCAATCAGGAGGCTGCACGCCAGAACACTTTCCCAGAAGGGACGCTGGAATTTCTGCAAATGGAAGGAATCCAGATTCAATCATGGGGTTCACTTGCGAAAGGACTATACACTGGAAAAAATATCGAAAATGAAAGCGAGAGTGTCAAGCAGACTGCGGCCATGGTTCAAAAGCTGGCCGAAGAGAAGCAAACCACCCCAGAAGCAATCGTGCTCGCCTGGCTGATGAGGCACCCTGCATCCATCCAGCCTGTCATCGGCACGGTGAATCCAGCACGGATCAAAGCATGTGGAGACGCAGTCAACATCACTCTAAGCCGTGACGAATGGTACTCATTGTATGTGAGTTCACGCGGAGTGAAATTGCCTTAG
- a CDS encoding sulfite exporter TauE/SafE family protein, which translates to MDYIILFFIGILATTIGTLAGGGGLISLPSMLVLGIPVHSAIAANKVSNTISSFSSFFHLYREKKITFKESFWVIPVSLMGGVSGGFIASKISSDDMYIVAISLLIFAFFASFLGKGNLSGDQPLKPSGKSVPGLYAIGIYDGLFGPGQGTLMLYLFGSLNIAYIRAVGYVRLATFSSCLGAAITYISTGAVIWPLTLALMAGSVTGAQIGVRIASKLNPRYVKPILRVMTLALVLQIFLEKAV; encoded by the coding sequence ATGGATTATATCATTCTCTTTTTCATTGGTATTTTAGCGACTACAATCGGAACTTTGGCGGGAGGAGGAGGCTTAATCAGCTTGCCTTCGATGCTTGTTTTGGGAATCCCGGTGCATTCGGCGATTGCCGCCAATAAGGTTTCGAATACCATCAGCTCCTTCTCGAGCTTTTTCCATCTTTATAGGGAAAAGAAAATCACCTTTAAGGAATCATTCTGGGTTATCCCTGTCAGTCTGATGGGCGGGGTCAGTGGAGGGTTCATTGCTTCGAAAATCTCGAGTGACGATATGTATATCGTAGCCATCAGCTTACTTATTTTTGCATTTTTTGCTTCGTTTCTGGGGAAGGGGAATTTGTCAGGGGACCAGCCCTTAAAGCCTTCAGGTAAAAGTGTTCCAGGGTTATATGCAATTGGTATTTATGATGGACTTTTTGGGCCGGGACAGGGGACGCTGATGCTTTATTTGTTTGGTTCTTTGAACATCGCCTATATTCGGGCGGTAGGATATGTCCGCCTTGCCACGTTTTCAAGCTGTTTGGGTGCGGCGATTACTTATATATCAACAGGAGCTGTGATCTGGCCTTTGACTCTTGCCTTAATGGCGGGATCAGTGACAGGAGCCCAGATTGGAGTCAGGATTGCCAGCAAGCTGAACCCCCGCTATGTAAAACCGATACTGCGGGTGATGACATTGGCTCTTGTTTTGCAGATTTTTTTGGAAAAGGCAGTATGA
- a CDS encoding YwaF family protein — MFSVTGMQGFELFSAEHLVTLGLFFAVCLVLVLFRRQIRPHKNVLKWVIFWTLVACQISHQSWLILTGQWQIGDLPLQLCSMSSFLAMYVFLRQDIKGFYVLYFIGSLPAILAMVTPEMIYTFPHIDYIEYFLNHSAIPIAVLYFILFEGYRIPRKAILFAYLVVNTVAVPIFIFNFMFDTNFFYLASPTESKTILSFFGNGIMYYLNLEVAALIVFSISYTPMWQLIKMENRKRLRTLNPYK; from the coding sequence ATGTTTTCTGTTACGGGAATGCAGGGGTTTGAGTTGTTTTCAGCTGAGCATCTGGTTACCCTGGGACTTTTCTTTGCTGTGTGCCTTGTACTGGTGTTGTTCAGAAGGCAAATCAGGCCGCACAAGAATGTTTTAAAATGGGTCATTTTTTGGACTCTGGTGGCATGCCAGATTTCACATCAATCCTGGCTGATCCTGACAGGCCAATGGCAGATCGGTGACCTTCCTCTGCAACTGTGTTCGATGAGTTCCTTCCTGGCGATGTATGTATTTTTGCGGCAGGACATAAAAGGATTTTATGTACTTTATTTTATTGGCTCACTGCCCGCGATCTTAGCGATGGTGACGCCTGAAATGATCTATACCTTTCCTCATATCGACTATATCGAGTATTTCCTCAATCACTCAGCCATTCCGATTGCCGTATTGTATTTCATCCTGTTTGAAGGCTACAGAATCCCCCGTAAAGCCATTCTATTCGCTTATCTTGTTGTGAACACTGTTGCTGTTCCAATCTTCATCTTCAATTTCATGTTTGATACAAATTTCTTCTATCTTGCCAGTCCAACTGAATCCAAAACCATCCTATCCTTTTTCGGAAACGGCATCATGTACTATTTGAACCTAGAGGTGGCCGCGCTGATTGTGTTCAGCATCTCCTATACCCCAATGTGGCAACTGATCAAAATGGAAAACAGGAAGCGGTTAAGGACTTTAAATCCGTATAAGTAG
- a CDS encoding RNA polymerase sigma factor, translated as MEKSKEDQMLSFSEKNRELRAEFNQIIEEFRGDLWSYCRYLTGSPWDGEDLFQDTMVKAFGSIYQRWHPTNPKSYLYRIATTTWIDQCRKQKRIVGYLEEEDVEAEHTTESFDAEEALEYLLELFNPRQIAVFLLKEVFAFTAKEVAGMVHTTPGAVYATVRRMHNQLADNPIREKTYRLPSFDKATRNTVIQAYLKALNEGDVDKVLELTSERAQNEVPMGFQEFSREEMRSGSMRFGLPGFRSEEYFLWGKNVIVVFFETEDGTRMIHDIQYQEVENDKIVYYRSFYFCKEFIFAAAEELGVPPQLDKPVVNWCS; from the coding sequence ATGGAAAAATCAAAAGAAGACCAAATGTTATCATTTTCAGAGAAGAATCGTGAATTGAGGGCTGAGTTTAATCAAATTATTGAAGAATTCAGAGGTGACTTATGGAGTTATTGCCGCTATCTAACCGGGTCTCCATGGGATGGTGAAGACCTCTTCCAGGATACGATGGTTAAAGCCTTCGGCAGTATCTATCAACGCTGGCATCCTACAAATCCAAAGTCTTATCTGTATAGAATTGCTACAACCACTTGGATTGATCAATGTCGAAAACAAAAGCGCATTGTTGGGTATCTAGAAGAAGAGGATGTCGAGGCAGAACATACAACCGAAAGCTTTGATGCAGAAGAGGCTTTAGAGTATCTTTTAGAATTGTTTAATCCTCGTCAAATAGCCGTATTCCTCCTGAAAGAAGTTTTTGCATTTACAGCAAAGGAAGTGGCAGGCATGGTTCATACTACACCCGGTGCTGTATATGCAACCGTGAGGAGAATGCACAATCAACTAGCTGACAATCCCATTCGAGAAAAAACTTATCGTCTTCCTTCTTTTGATAAAGCAACTAGGAACACAGTTATACAAGCTTATTTAAAAGCATTAAATGAGGGAGACGTTGATAAAGTTTTAGAACTCACGAGTGAAAGAGCACAGAATGAGGTTCCAATGGGATTTCAAGAGTTTTCAAGAGAAGAAATGCGCTCTGGTTCCATGCGGTTTGGCCTTCCTGGCTTCCGATCAGAGGAATATTTCCTTTGGGGTAAAAATGTTATTGTCGTTTTCTTTGAAACAGAAGACGGGACTAGGATGATACATGACATACAATACCAAGAAGTTGAGAACGATAAAATTGTGTATTATCGAAGTTTTTATTTTTGCAAAGAATTTATCTTTGCTGCTGCAGAAGAGTTAGGGGTTCCTCCTCAATTAGATAAGCCAGTAGTCAATTGGTGTTCATAA
- a CDS encoding DinB family protein, protein MNSIDLIILNFNEVRRRSIKVWTSIPEEKLKWKPDDEAMNCIEMIRHVLESEHYYHLALINRGSLSGFTSPFENRPFTTVSAELEFVKPYRNKFLDTIKSFSEEDLTNIKIDRSDSGYIRDLGDMLLRIAYHESIHTGQLLDYLRTAGVPRIQIWD, encoded by the coding sequence TTGAATTCAATTGACCTAATTATTTTAAACTTTAATGAAGTTCGAAGAAGAAGCATTAAGGTGTGGACATCAATACCTGAGGAAAAACTAAAATGGAAGCCTGATGATGAAGCCATGAATTGCATAGAAATGATCAGGCATGTTCTGGAAAGCGAACATTATTATCACCTAGCACTCATTAATAGAGGGAGTCTTTCAGGGTTTACTTCACCTTTCGAAAATAGGCCTTTCACTACAGTAAGCGCGGAATTGGAGTTTGTAAAACCATATCGTAATAAGTTCCTCGACACAATTAAGTCATTTTCTGAGGAAGATTTAACTAATATAAAGATAGACCGCTCTGATTCAGGATACATAAGAGACTTGGGGGATATGCTTCTCCGTATTGCCTACCACGAATCAATTCACACTGGTCAGCTATTGGATTATTTAAGAACTGCAGGAGTTCCACGAATACAAATCTGGGATTAA